The genomic stretch TTCCGGTCGTCGGTGCGGAGGAAGGGCCGTCCGTCGCGGGTGATCTCGTAGCGGCGATAGATGCCGCGCGGTTCCTTCGGATCGAGAAGCGCCGGAAGGAGGAGGCCGCCGCCCTGGGAGAGGAGCGCGTAGCCGCCGAGCGCCGCCGTGACAAAGAGGCCGAGACGGCCTGTGCGCGGGAGCCGCCGCAGCCCGCCGCTCGTCGTCGTCACCGCCCAGGCCGCGAGGGCGAGGGCGGCGCCGACGTAGGCGACGTAGCCGACGACGCGGCCCGCCTCCCACCGTTCCTGCGCGTGCCAGGTGACGAGCCACGCGGCGGCGACGGGAAGGAGCCGCGTCCCCCACCAGCGGACCTCGCGGAGCCCGACGAGCATCCCGGCGAAATACCACGCGATCCCGCAGGCGAGGTCGATCGCCCCCGGCGTCATCGTCGCGGGAACGAAGGGACTCCGGATATTCCCCGGCACCGCCACCCACGCCACGGCAGCGAGGAACGGCGGGACCGTGGCCAGCAGGTAGAGGGCGAGGCCCGCCGCCGCCTTGCCCGCGAAGATCGATCCCGCCGTCATCGGACGATGGACGAGAAAGGCCCACCGGTCGGCGGCCCGTTCCGGCAACGTCTGGAGAAGGCCGAGAAGGAATCCGCCGACGATCCCGCCCCACATCGTCACCGTGAGGAAGAGAGGGGCGCAGAGCGACTCATACTCCGGATGATCATAGGGATTCAGCGGGCTGATCAACTCGTGGAGGACATAGGCGAGTGCGGCACCGAAGAGGGCCATGCCGAGGCAGGCCCAACGGACATTCTCTCTCCACTCTTTCCAAAACAGGGTTTTCATGAGGCTGGGGTATCTTTCGTGAAAGAGTTCCTGAAAGAATCAGGCGAAAATTTCCCGCCGATCCGGGACCGAAGGCCGGTCGGAGGCCGGTGTGGGGAACGCGGCATGGCGCGGACCGGTCAACGCGAGGGCGACGACCCACAGCGGACCGAAGAGGAGAAGGAGGGCCGCCCCCGCGACGGTGAGCCGCAGAGACACCGCCTTTCCCCTCCAAGCGAAGAAGAAGAAAAAGGCGAGGACGGAAGAGAGTAGAGAGACGCCGTTTTCCCAAAGCTGCGACGCACGCGACAAGCGATCACCGCTTCCCAGCGGAGGGAAGATCGTTTCGAGTGCCGGACGGATCGCCGCCGCGAGAGTCTTTGCGAACCGGCTCGGCCCCTTCTCCGGGCTCTCCCGCAGCGTCGCGTCTTTCCGGTCGATCACCTGGCCTTGGGAGTCGTAGGCGACGAAGTGCGCCGTCGCCAGGAAAGGATCGGCCGAGGTGGCGTCGGAGGCCGCATATTCGATGAGGAACCAGCGCCAATTTTTCCCATCGGGCAGCGCGCCCACTTCGATCAACCGTATTCCTCCCTTTTTCAGTGCCGGGAAGGGGACGAACGGCAGCGTGATCTTTTTCAGTGCCGTGGCATCCGCATCGAGGGGAACGACGGCCACGTGGTCTTCAAACAGAACGAGGGCCGTCTCAGGGCTCTCTGCCAACGGCGTGACGGGATTCTCACCACCGATGCGGAAGTAGGCGGCCCCCTGCGCCCGCGTCGCTGTCGCGGACGCTTCGCTCCCCGCGAGGCGCGTCGCCGTCCGCCCGCGCGGATCGAAGAGATAGAGGCCGTCGCGGTAGAGACGGCAGGGATGGGTGCCCCAGATTTGGGTCGCCAGCGTCACCTCGTCTCCGGCCGCCTTCCGCACCGGCTCGGGCGAGCCCGAAGGGACGAAGCCGTGGGGATCGAGGAGGCCCGCCGGTTTCCGGTCGGTCCGGGCGAAGGCCTCGTATCGGCCCCGGGCGGCGACGTAATACCACGTCGGCCCCTCCGAGGCGTTGAGGGAATCCTGATCGGCTTCGACGTAGGAGGAAGGCTGTCGATAGCGGCTTACGGAAAGACCTCTGTTGGAAAACTGGACGAAATCCTTCATCGGCAAGGCGCTTTCCCAAGGGCTCGCCGGACGCTTCGCGCCCGATGCGAAAGGGATTGGATTGCCCGCGAAATCGCGCACTTCGAGTCCCGTTTCCTGCCCGCCGACCACGGAAAGATGCCAGATCAACGGCGTCCCGTCGAAGTTGACGGTGGCGATCTCCTCGAACCTCCCCTCCCCCTTCTCGCCCCATCCGCCGACGATCCCCCCGATCCATTGCACGAACGCGACCCCGAGGAGAAGACCGGGAACGAGGAGCGCGGCCACGATCATCCGCGAGCCGGTCGTCGGAGACCGGTCGAGGCGATAATCAAGGAAACTCCGCCGCGCCGCCCATACGAGGGAGCCGCAGGCGAAGGCCGTCGCCACGCAAGCGAGGGGCGAGAGCCACCCGTCCCGGAGCAACAGCGCCAAGGCGACCGGCACGAGGAGCGGCGCGATCTTCGTCCCCGCCCATTGCGCCCGTCGGAGGAAAAAGAGGAGACCCGCAAAATAGGTCACGACGCCGACGGCGACATCGCACCCCCCGGGAATCAGCATCGCCAGAGTGAAGGGAGCAGCGAGATGCCCTGGCACCGCCGTCCACCACGCCGCGAGAAAAAAGGGGACGAGGGTGACCGTGAAGTAGAGGGAGAGCCCCGCCGCCACCTTGCCGCCGAAGATTCCGGCCCGCGTGAGAGGGCGATGGATGAGGAGGGCCCAGCGGTCGGGCGATTGCTCCGGCACCGTCTGGAGGAGGGCGAGAAGAAAGGCGGCGAGCGGAAATCCGAACGTCGTCACCAGCAGGAACGACGCACCGCAGGGAAGATGGGTCGTCACCCCCTGGCCGTTCCCCGTCGAGGGATTCTGGCTGACGGCCCAGGCGAGGGCGGCGCCGAGCCCGGCCAAAAGCAGCACGGCCCAGACAAGGTTCTGCCGGATCTCTTTCCAGAAAAGGGTGCGCATAGAAAAGAAGGTTAGGCGATGGAAGGGCTGAGTCCTTCGATTCCGCTGATTCCATCGAGGAAGAACGTCTTCTCCCCCCGGTCGCCGACGTAGGCGATGAAGGCCTCCTCCATGCCGAGGGGCCGCTCCTCGATCCGCTCCGCGCCGAGGGTGGCGAGCCATTGGCGCTCCGCCTCGCCCGCGTTGGCGAGGGTGAGGACGAGGTTGCGCTCGGTGCGGAAGCTCTGGAGCAGCGTCGGGTGGGCGAGGTTCGCCGGGGCGGCGATCCCCTCGGGGAAGCGGAGGGCGTATTGGCGGATCCGCTCGCGGAAGGTCTCGACGGTGCAGTTCGCGCGGAGCGTCCCCTCGTCGAGGATCACGATCCGGTCGGCCACCCGCTCCACGTCGGAGAGGAGGTGGGAGGAGAAGAGGATCGTCCGGTCGGAGCGGCGGGTCACGTAGAGCATCGATTCGAGGAGGCTCCGCCGCGCCACCGGATCGAGGCCGAGGGCGGGATCGTCGAGGATCAGGAGCTCCGGCTCCGGCGCGAGGGTCATCGCCAGGCAGAGCCCGGCCCGCTGCCCCCGGGAGAGGGAGCCCGACGCCATTTTCGGCGTGAGGCGGAAGTGGTCGACGACCGCGTTGAAAATCTTCCAATTCCACTGCGGGAAGAAGGCCGACTGGAACTTCCCGCACTCGGCGACGGTCATCCAGCCGTAGACGTGGTGCCCCTCCGGCAGGTAGCCGATCCGGGCGCGGACCTCGGGCGTCAGCGCGTCGCACGGGTGGCCGAGGATCTCGGCCGAGCCCCGCGTCGGCTCGACCAGGCCGAGGAGCATCCGGATCGTCGTACTCTTCCCCGCGCCGTTCCGGCCGAGGAAGCCGTAGATCGCCCCCTTCGGGACGACGAGGTCGAGGCGGTCGACCGTCGGCTTCGGCTTGCCCGGGAAATGCTTCGTGAGCTGGCGGAGGACAAGGACGTTTTCGCTTTCGTTCGGGTTCGGGGCCATGACAGGGATGCGGTGGGGGTTGGGGAATCGGCTACGGTTTCTCGAAACGCTTCCACGCCTTCTTCAGCAGCGCGTCGACCTGGGAGGGCGTGAAATCGAGGAAGACCGCCTCGTCGAGGAGGAGGTCGGCCGCCTCGGCGCAGCGGCGCTGGCGCTCGGCGTCGGAAAGGAGGCACTTCGGCCGCGCGATGTAATAGCCCTTTCCCGGACGCGCCTCGATCAGCCCGTCCCGGGTCAGCTCCTGGTAGGCCCGGGCGATCGTGTTCGGGTTGACGATCAGGTGTTCCGCCAAGGCCCGGACACTCGGCAACGTCTCCCCCTCCGCCCGCGCCCCCGTCAGGACCGCCCGCCGCACCTGATTGTAGACCTGCCGATAAATCGGCAGATCGCTATCGGTGGTGATATTCAGCGGCCAAGACATACGTTTCTGATGTACGAAAACTGTATTAATCACTTTAATACAGTTAAGGCAGTTCAGTCAACAGAAAAGCATTGCTCTCCCAATAGGAGTCTAGGCGTATTGGTACCGCTCCCCCTTCAGTACGTACCCTCGGGCGTACCGGAACCATCCGATTTTAATCCAGTGAGGAAATAAGGCGCCGCCCAAGCGCGTCCGCCAAGCCAAGGCCTTCAGAAGGGGAGGTTCGAGGAGGGGCGAAGCCCCTCTTGGGCTATAAAGCGGGTTACATCCAGCTGTACAGGGTCGACCCCGCCAGCCCCGAAGGGCGCTCTGAGAAGACGGCACCCCAAAACCCGCTCACCCCGCCAACCCCTCGCAAAGATTCCGCGCAAAG from Verrucomicrobium sp. GAS474 encodes the following:
- a CDS encoding ABC transporter ATP-binding protein; protein product: MAPNPNESENVLVLRQLTKHFPGKPKPTVDRLDLVVPKGAIYGFLGRNGAGKSTTIRMLLGLVEPTRGSAEILGHPCDALTPEVRARIGYLPEGHHVYGWMTVAECGKFQSAFFPQWNWKIFNAVVDHFRLTPKMASGSLSRGQRAGLCLAMTLAPEPELLILDDPALGLDPVARRSLLESMLYVTRRSDRTILFSSHLLSDVERVADRIVILDEGTLRANCTVETFRERIRQYALRFPEGIAAPANLAHPTLLQSFRTERNLVLTLANAGEAERQWLATLGAERIEERPLGMEEAFIAYVGDRGEKTFFLDGISGIEGLSPSIA
- a CDS encoding GntR family transcriptional regulator → MSWPLNITTDSDLPIYRQVYNQVRRAVLTGARAEGETLPSVRALAEHLIVNPNTIARAYQELTRDGLIEARPGKGYYIARPKCLLSDAERQRRCAEAADLLLDEAVFLDFTPSQVDALLKKAWKRFEKP